The following are from one region of the Haemophilus parainfluenzae genome:
- a CDS encoding methyltransferase family protein → MIQKPIVPPPVIFLGCALIMAYLPNPYPLSTNVLFVYLLVLISSFAAFFSLWQFYKSKANINPIHLEKSDVFVANGIYRLSRNPMYLSLAGLLVAWAVYLQSAVSFLGIFLFIYLITQWQIKPEEYWLEKKFGESYLAYKKKVRRWI, encoded by the coding sequence ATGATTCAGAAACCGATTGTGCCGCCTCCCGTCATTTTTCTTGGTTGTGCACTTATCATGGCATATTTGCCCAATCCTTATCCGTTATCAACCAATGTGCTTTTTGTTTATTTGCTCGTATTGATTTCTTCCTTTGCTGCTTTTTTCAGCCTTTGGCAATTCTATAAAAGTAAAGCAAATATTAATCCAATTCACTTGGAAAAAAGTGATGTGTTTGTGGCAAATGGTATTTATCGTTTGAGCCGTAACCCAATGTATTTAAGCTTAGCAGGTTTGTTAGTGGCATGGGCAGTTTATTTGCAAAGTGCGGTCAGTTTTCTCGGTATTTTTCTGTTTATTTATCTCATCACACAATGGCAAATTAAGCCTGAAGAATACTGGTTAGAGAAGAAGTTTGGAGAGTCTTATTTAGCTTATAAGAAAAAAGTCAGACGTTGGATTTAA
- the sodA gene encoding superoxide dismutase [Mn] produces MSYTLPELGYAYDALEPHFDAQTMEIHHSKHHQAYVNNANAVLETLPAEFSEMCAGQLISQLDKIPAEKRTALRNNAGGHANHSLFWKSLKKGTTLQGDLKAAIERDFGSVENFKAEFEKAAATRFGSGWAWLVINQGKLSVVSTANQDSPLMGKEIAGCEGFPLLGLDVWEHAYYLKFQNRRPDYIKEFWNVVNWDFVADRFAKKVADCCAAK; encoded by the coding sequence ATGTCTTATACTCTACCTGAATTAGGCTACGCTTATGATGCGCTAGAACCACATTTTGATGCGCAAACAATGGAAATTCACCACTCTAAACACCACCAAGCCTATGTAAATAATGCAAACGCGGTATTAGAAACTTTACCCGCTGAATTTTCTGAAATGTGTGCAGGTCAATTAATCAGCCAATTAGATAAAATCCCAGCTGAAAAACGTACTGCATTACGTAACAACGCAGGCGGTCACGCAAACCACAGCTTATTCTGGAAATCATTGAAAAAAGGCACTACTTTACAAGGTGATTTAAAAGCCGCTATCGAACGTGATTTCGGTTCTGTAGAAAACTTCAAAGCTGAATTTGAAAAAGCAGCGGCAACTCGTTTCGGTTCTGGTTGGGCATGGTTAGTGATTAATCAAGGTAAATTATCTGTTGTGTCTACCGCAAACCAAGATTCGCCATTAATGGGTAAAGAAATCGCAGGTTGTGAAGGTTTCCCACTTTTAGGTTTAGACGTTTGGGAACACGCTTACTACTTGAAATTCCAAAACCGTCGTCCAGACTACATCAAAGAATTCTGGAATGTCGTAAACTGGGACTTCGTTGCAGATCGTTTTGCGAAAAAAGTCGCAGACTGCTGTGCAGCTAAATAA
- the ccmB gene encoding heme exporter protein CcmB, which translates to MIFLQIIKRELKIATRKQAEILNPLWFFLIVITLFPLVIGPDPKLLSRIAPGVAWVAALLSALLSFERLFRDDFIDGSLEQLMLTAQPLALTALAKVVAHWLLTGLPLILLSPIAALLLSLEVNIWWALVLTLLVGTPILSCIGAIGVALTVGLRKGGVLLSLLVVPLFIPVLIFASAILDAATLNLPYGGQLAILGAILAGAITLSPFAIAAALRISLDN; encoded by the coding sequence ATGATATTTTTACAGATTATAAAGCGTGAGCTGAAGATTGCGACCCGTAAACAAGCGGAAATATTGAACCCGCTTTGGTTCTTTTTAATCGTGATCACGCTGTTTCCATTGGTAATTGGGCCGGATCCTAAACTACTTTCTCGCATTGCACCCGGGGTTGCTTGGGTGGCGGCATTGCTTTCTGCGTTGCTATCTTTTGAACGTTTATTCCGAGATGATTTTATTGATGGCTCTTTAGAACAATTGATGCTTACGGCTCAGCCTTTAGCCCTAACGGCGCTTGCAAAAGTTGTTGCGCACTGGTTATTAACAGGTTTGCCGTTGATTCTGCTTTCTCCTATTGCCGCTTTATTGCTCTCATTAGAAGTGAATATTTGGTGGGCATTGGTGCTTACACTCTTAGTGGGCACGCCGATTTTAAGCTGCATTGGTGCAATTGGTGTGGCATTAACGGTGGGGTTGCGTAAAGGTGGCGTATTGCTTAGTTTACTTGTGGTACCATTATTCATTCCGGTTTTAATTTTTGCTTCAGCAATTTTAGATGCCGCTACGTTAAATCTCCCTTATGGTGGACAGCTTGCTATTTTAGGTGCAATTTTGGCTGGCGCAATAACCTTATCGCCTTTTGCTATTGCCGCGGCACTACGAATTAGTTTAGATAATTAA
- the ccmA gene encoding cytochrome c biogenesis heme-transporting ATPase CcmA, translating into MFPAHQLQLEQLACQRGDRVLFTDLSLQFQSGDFVQIEGHNGIGKTSLLRILAGLAQPVEGKVRWNSDEITKQREEYHHQLLYLGHHSGVKPELTAWENLKFYQQISQSQQGTDILWDVLEKVGLLGREDLPAAQLSAGQQKRIALARLWISEAPLWILDEPFTAIDKKGVEVLTALFENHAKKGGMVILTSHQEVPSTLLKKINLADYKYNS; encoded by the coding sequence ATGTTTCCTGCTCATCAACTTCAATTAGAACAATTAGCGTGTCAACGTGGCGATCGCGTATTGTTCACTGATCTTTCACTGCAATTTCAAAGTGGTGATTTCGTGCAAATTGAAGGGCACAATGGTATCGGTAAAACAAGTTTATTGCGGATTTTAGCCGGCCTTGCACAACCTGTAGAAGGTAAAGTGCGGTGGAATTCAGACGAGATTACAAAACAACGCGAAGAATACCATCATCAGCTACTTTATCTCGGCCACCATTCTGGTGTGAAACCTGAATTAACGGCATGGGAAAATTTAAAATTTTATCAGCAGATTAGTCAAAGCCAGCAAGGCACCGATATTTTATGGGATGTGCTGGAAAAAGTGGGCTTACTCGGTCGCGAAGATTTACCGGCTGCCCAACTTTCAGCTGGTCAGCAAAAGCGAATTGCCTTGGCGAGATTATGGATCTCTGAAGCGCCACTTTGGATTTTGGATGAACCTTTTACAGCAATAGACAAAAAAGGGGTTGAAGTTTTGACCGCACTTTTTGAAAATCATGCTAAAAAAGGTGGAATGGTCATTTTAACGAGCCACCAAGAAGTGCCGAGTACATTATTGAAAAAAATCAATCTTGCTGATTATAAATATAACTCTTAG
- a CDS encoding YfgM family protein, which produces MAYTIEEEQELNQLKEWWKDNGKAIIAAFILGVGGMLGWRYWQSYQANQIMQASAEYDALVYTANKDATAQQAKVAEFVKAHDKTSYAVFSLLDEAKGFVAKQDYASAENSLKQAIAQSQDDILTSLAALRLSAVQFQQGQFDAALASLNQVKSQGFSARKDLLAGDIKVAKGDVNGAKSSFENAQKNGNPLEKQMAQMKLNNL; this is translated from the coding sequence ATGGCATATACCATTGAAGAAGAACAAGAACTGAATCAGTTAAAAGAGTGGTGGAAAGACAATGGCAAAGCCATTATTGCTGCTTTCATCCTTGGCGTAGGCGGGATGTTGGGCTGGCGTTATTGGCAGTCTTATCAAGCTAATCAAATCATGCAGGCGTCTGCTGAATATGATGCTCTAGTTTATACTGCAAACAAAGATGCCACAGCACAACAAGCTAAAGTGGCTGAATTTGTGAAAGCACATGATAAAACCAGCTATGCGGTATTTAGCTTATTAGATGAAGCAAAAGGTTTTGTTGCAAAACAAGATTACGCCTCTGCTGAAAACAGTTTGAAACAAGCGATTGCTCAATCACAAGATGATATCTTAACGTCTCTTGCTGCACTTCGTTTGTCTGCCGTGCAATTCCAACAAGGTCAATTTGATGCAGCATTAGCAAGTCTAAATCAAGTGAAAAGCCAAGGCTTTAGTGCGCGTAAAGATCTTTTAGCGGGCGATATTAAAGTCGCAAAAGGCGATGTGAATGGTGCTAAATCAAGCTTTGAGAATGCACAGAAAAACGGTAACCCGTTAGAGAAACAAATGGCGCAGATGAAATTAAATAATCTGTAA